One window from the genome of Spiractinospora alimapuensis encodes:
- a CDS encoding RluA family pseudouridine synthase: MGDQRSLPVPDGLAGERLDTAIARMFGLSRARAAEIIGAGDVLVDGQDAAKSDRVFAGAWLDISLPPPPSAPTTQPQAVPGLGIIYEDADIVVVDKPTGIAVHPAVGWTGPTVVEGLLASGVRLTTSGAAERQGVVHRLDANTTGTMVLAKSEAAYGALKRAFKERTVDKGYHALVQGRPDPLRGTVDAPIDRHPSGDGRFAVVAGGRPSVTHYDTIEAFRAASLLDITLETGRTHQIRVHMAALRHPCVGDRLYGADPRLAERLGVTRQWLHAVRLGFTHPTEGRPMEFTSPYPEDLAAAVEALRET, from the coding sequence ATGGGTGACCAACGCAGTCTGCCCGTCCCCGACGGTCTGGCCGGGGAACGCCTGGACACCGCGATCGCGCGTATGTTCGGCCTGTCCCGCGCTCGCGCCGCGGAGATCATCGGCGCCGGGGACGTCCTGGTCGACGGTCAGGACGCCGCCAAGTCCGACCGGGTGTTCGCCGGCGCGTGGCTCGACATCTCGTTGCCCCCTCCGCCGAGCGCCCCGACGACGCAGCCTCAGGCCGTCCCGGGACTCGGGATCATCTACGAGGACGCCGACATCGTCGTCGTGGACAAGCCCACCGGGATCGCCGTCCACCCCGCGGTGGGCTGGACCGGCCCCACCGTGGTGGAGGGTCTGCTCGCGTCCGGGGTGCGCCTGACCACCAGTGGCGCGGCGGAACGTCAGGGCGTCGTCCATCGCCTGGACGCCAACACCACGGGGACCATGGTGCTCGCCAAGAGCGAGGCGGCCTACGGCGCGTTGAAGCGGGCGTTCAAGGAGCGGACCGTGGACAAGGGCTACCACGCGTTGGTGCAGGGCCGGCCGGATCCCCTCCGCGGCACCGTTGACGCCCCCATCGACCGGCACCCCAGCGGGGACGGACGGTTCGCCGTGGTCGCCGGTGGACGACCCTCGGTGACGCACTACGACACCATCGAGGCCTTCCGCGCCGCCAGCCTCCTGGACATCACGCTGGAGACGGGGCGCACGCACCAGATCCGGGTCCACATGGCAGCCCTGCGTCACCCCTGTGTCGGCGACCGACTCTATGGCGCCGACCCGCGACTGGCCGAGCGGCTGGGCGTCACCCGCCAGTGGCTGCACGCGGTGCGTCTGGGCTTCACCCACCCCACGGAGGGGCGCCCGATGGAGTTCACCAGTCCTTATCCCGAGGACCTCGCGGCCGCGGTCGAGGCCCTGCGCGAGACCTGA
- the lspA gene encoding signal peptidase II gives MSTEQEPPEGTEDANDDTATAQAPRRLWLFGGLALVAVALDFATKEIALSNYSAHDPVELLGGFLTLTLVFNSGAAFSIGQGFPWVFTIIATIVVVAILRAAFKLRSVGWAIALGLVLGGAVGNLIDRFFREPAPLQGHVIDWIQVPNWPVFNLADSAIVCGGVLAVLLAFFGVNLDGTRDARKKDRDADASASEKATTPSTRDEATDTTTHPPQAGADTPGDGAGRDDGQGPGGSDTSTRDDRHG, from the coding sequence CTGAGTACAGAGCAGGAGCCCCCCGAGGGGACAGAGGACGCGAACGACGACACCGCGACGGCGCAGGCCCCGCGGCGGCTCTGGCTCTTCGGTGGGCTGGCCCTGGTGGCCGTGGCCCTCGATTTCGCCACCAAGGAGATCGCGCTGAGCAACTACTCGGCGCACGACCCAGTGGAACTGCTGGGCGGGTTTCTCACCCTGACGCTGGTCTTCAACTCCGGTGCGGCCTTCTCCATCGGACAGGGCTTCCCGTGGGTCTTCACCATCATCGCCACGATCGTGGTCGTGGCGATCCTGCGCGCCGCCTTCAAGCTGCGCAGCGTCGGATGGGCGATCGCCCTGGGGCTCGTGCTCGGTGGGGCGGTGGGCAACCTCATCGACCGGTTCTTCCGTGAGCCGGCACCGCTCCAGGGCCACGTGATCGACTGGATCCAGGTCCCCAACTGGCCGGTGTTCAACCTGGCCGACTCCGCGATCGTCTGCGGTGGCGTCCTCGCGGTGCTCCTGGCCTTCTTCGGCGTGAACCTGGACGGAACCCGGGACGCGCGCAAGAAGGACAGGGACGCCGACGCCTCGGCCAGCGAGAAGGCCACCACGCCGTCCACGCGTGACGAGGCGACGGACACGACCACGCATCCGCCCCAGGCCGGCGCCGACACCCCCGGTGACGGTGCCGGGCGCGACGACGGCCAGGGCCCGGGCGGCTCCGACACCTCGACGCGGGACGATCGTCATGGGTGA
- a CDS encoding TraR/DksA family transcriptional regulator — protein sequence MSETENLPVRGDEDPWTEEELTTVRAELEGEITRLRGEVTQAETSLAEWLANSVDTAGDDPTDTGAKAHQREQDLALTYNTRELLAQSKRAVERIDAGTYGACESCGKAIGKARLQVFPRATQCVRCKQREERR from the coding sequence ATGTCGGAGACGGAGAACCTCCCCGTACGTGGCGACGAGGATCCCTGGACCGAGGAGGAACTCACCACGGTCCGAGCGGAGCTGGAAGGGGAGATCACCCGCCTGCGCGGCGAGGTGACCCAGGCCGAGACGTCCCTCGCCGAGTGGCTCGCGAACTCGGTGGACACCGCCGGGGACGACCCCACTGACACCGGGGCGAAGGCGCACCAGCGCGAACAGGACCTCGCGCTGACCTACAATACTCGTGAGCTGCTCGCGCAGAGTAAACGAGCGGTTGAACGGATCGATGCCGGAACCTACGGCGCATGCGAGTCGTGTGGCAAGGCGATCGGGAAGGCCCGGCTTCAGGTGTTCCCTCGCGCCACCCAGTGCGTGCGGTGTAAACAGCGCGAGGAGCGTCGCTGA
- the ileS gene encoding isoleucine--tRNA ligase, whose product MAPQPTSDPAFPALPAQIDLPAMERDLIRRWSKDKVFERSLEQTRGGPHWVFYEGPPTANGNPGVHHVEARVFKDVFPRFKTMQGFHVDRKAGWDCHGLPVEVAVEKELGLSGKKDIEDYGVAEFNARCRESVMRYVGAFTEMTERMGYWVNMDDAYRTMDPRYVESVWWSLKRIWDKGLLVRDFRISPYCPRCGTSLSDHELAQGYETVTDPSVYVRLPITSGPLAAPERPTSLLVWTTTPWTLVSNTAVAANPDVQYVVATNGSERVLLAEPLLASALGEDWSATGERFEGAELEHWSYQRPFELVDFPESAHFVVLADFVTVEDGTGLVHMSPAYGADDLAACRAYGLPVVEPVRADGTFAGDLDLIGGKFFKHADPVLVADLRDRGLLFREQAFEHNYPHCWRCHTPLLYYALPSWYIRTTELKDQLLAENERTNWVPDNVKNGRYGEWLRNNVDWALSRTRYWGTPLPIWEFPDGRRICVGSLRELSELSGRDLSDMDPHRPYIDDVVIPDPDADPSLPEEQRVARRVPDVIDAWYDSGSMPFAQWGAPHQAEETFRANFPAQYICEAIDQTRGWFYSLMAVSTAVFGQSSYENVVCLGHILAEDGRKMSKHLGNVLEPIPVMDQHGADALRWFMAASGSPWMARRVGHAALEEIVRKVLLTYYNTVSFFTLYARADGWTVAGLDTAPAPADRPLLDRWALSELHRTVRDVESALERFDTAGAGRHLTNFIDDLSNWYVRRSRRRFWSGSDSAAGASAFATLYECLETLTRLMAPLVPFLTEHVWGALRRGDAPESVHLTSWPTVNESLVDPALSERMALARRLVELGRSARVESRVRTRQPLGRALVGARDFADLPEQLREQVAEELNVQTLDALSTVGAGLVEFSVKPNFRALGKRFGKRTPRIAAALTEADAASVVEQVRDTGWAHVRVDGEPVDVSAEEVLVTERPREGWAVASGGGETVALDLSVTPELERAGVAREVIRVVQEARKNSGLEITDRIHLWWESSSELTAGALRDHETTIAGEVLADEVVEGHPDVETSAAESADLDLRVWLRATR is encoded by the coding sequence ATGGCACCGCAGCCCACCTCCGACCCCGCCTTCCCCGCCCTGCCCGCGCAGATCGACCTGCCGGCCATGGAGCGTGACCTCATCCGCCGCTGGTCCAAGGACAAGGTGTTCGAGCGCTCCCTGGAACAGACGCGCGGCGGACCCCACTGGGTCTTCTACGAGGGTCCCCCCACCGCCAACGGCAACCCCGGGGTGCACCACGTGGAGGCACGTGTCTTCAAGGACGTCTTCCCCCGGTTCAAGACCATGCAGGGCTTCCACGTCGACCGCAAGGCCGGGTGGGACTGCCACGGTCTGCCGGTTGAGGTGGCGGTCGAGAAGGAGCTCGGTCTGTCCGGCAAGAAGGACATCGAGGACTACGGTGTCGCCGAGTTCAACGCGCGCTGCCGGGAGTCGGTGATGCGCTACGTCGGCGCCTTCACCGAGATGACCGAACGCATGGGCTACTGGGTCAACATGGACGACGCCTACCGCACCATGGACCCGCGGTATGTGGAGTCGGTGTGGTGGTCGCTCAAGCGGATCTGGGACAAGGGGCTGCTCGTCCGCGACTTCCGGATCAGCCCCTACTGCCCGCGGTGCGGGACCTCGCTGTCGGACCACGAGTTGGCTCAGGGCTACGAGACCGTGACCGACCCGTCGGTGTACGTCCGGCTCCCCATCACCTCGGGCCCCCTCGCCGCCCCCGAACGACCCACGTCGCTGCTGGTGTGGACGACGACACCGTGGACTCTGGTCTCCAACACGGCCGTCGCCGCGAACCCCGACGTACAGTACGTGGTCGCCACGAACGGTTCCGAGCGGGTGCTCCTGGCCGAGCCACTGCTGGCCTCGGCCCTGGGCGAGGACTGGTCGGCCACCGGGGAACGCTTCGAGGGGGCGGAACTGGAGCACTGGTCCTACCAGCGCCCCTTCGAGCTGGTCGACTTCCCCGAGTCGGCCCACTTCGTCGTCCTCGCGGACTTCGTCACGGTCGAGGACGGGACCGGGCTCGTGCACATGTCGCCGGCCTACGGCGCGGACGACCTCGCCGCCTGCCGCGCCTACGGTCTGCCCGTGGTGGAGCCGGTCCGCGCCGACGGCACCTTCGCCGGCGACCTGGACCTCATCGGTGGGAAGTTCTTCAAGCACGCCGACCCGGTGCTCGTCGCCGACCTCCGCGACCGGGGGCTGTTGTTCCGCGAACAGGCCTTCGAGCACAACTACCCCCACTGCTGGCGCTGCCACACCCCGCTGCTCTACTACGCCCTGCCGTCCTGGTACATCCGGACCACGGAGCTCAAGGACCAACTGCTCGCGGAGAACGAGAGGACGAACTGGGTCCCCGACAACGTCAAGAACGGCCGATACGGGGAATGGTTGCGCAACAACGTCGACTGGGCGTTGTCGCGCACTCGCTACTGGGGCACTCCTCTGCCGATCTGGGAGTTCCCCGACGGCCGCCGTATCTGCGTCGGTTCGCTGCGGGAGCTGAGCGAATTGTCCGGCCGCGACCTCAGCGACATGGACCCGCACCGGCCCTACATCGACGACGTCGTGATCCCCGACCCGGACGCCGACCCGTCACTGCCCGAGGAGCAGCGCGTCGCCCGCCGGGTCCCCGACGTGATCGACGCCTGGTACGACTCCGGGTCCATGCCCTTCGCGCAGTGGGGCGCGCCGCACCAGGCCGAGGAGACCTTCCGGGCGAACTTCCCCGCGCAGTACATCTGTGAGGCCATCGACCAGACACGCGGCTGGTTCTACTCGCTGATGGCGGTGAGCACGGCCGTCTTCGGGCAGTCCTCCTACGAGAACGTGGTCTGCCTCGGCCACATCCTCGCCGAGGACGGGCGAAAGATGAGCAAGCACCTCGGCAACGTGCTCGAACCCATCCCCGTCATGGACCAACACGGCGCGGACGCCCTGCGTTGGTTCATGGCCGCCAGCGGTTCGCCGTGGATGGCGCGCCGTGTCGGCCACGCCGCGCTGGAGGAGATCGTCCGCAAGGTGTTGTTGACCTACTACAACACCGTCTCCTTCTTCACGCTCTACGCGCGGGCCGACGGATGGACCGTCGCCGGTCTGGACACCGCTCCCGCCCCGGCGGATCGCCCTCTGCTGGACCGCTGGGCGCTCAGCGAGCTCCACCGCACGGTGCGTGACGTGGAGTCGGCGCTGGAGCGGTTCGACACCGCGGGGGCGGGACGCCACCTGACCAACTTCATCGACGACCTGTCCAACTGGTACGTGCGGCGTTCCCGGCGTCGGTTCTGGTCGGGTTCGGATTCCGCCGCCGGCGCCTCCGCGTTCGCCACCCTGTACGAGTGCCTGGAGACGCTGACCCGGTTGATGGCGCCGCTGGTGCCGTTCCTGACCGAACACGTCTGGGGTGCGCTGCGGCGTGGCGACGCCCCGGAGTCAGTGCACCTGACGTCGTGGCCGACGGTGAACGAGTCCCTCGTCGACCCGGCGCTGTCGGAGCGGATGGCGTTGGCGCGTCGACTGGTGGAGCTGGGCCGTTCGGCCCGGGTGGAGTCGCGGGTGCGGACGCGTCAACCGTTGGGCCGGGCTCTGGTGGGCGCACGCGACTTCGCCGACCTGCCCGAGCAGCTACGCGAGCAGGTCGCCGAGGAGTTGAACGTGCAGACGCTGGACGCCCTCTCGACGGTCGGAGCGGGCCTCGTCGAGTTCTCGGTGAAGCCCAACTTCCGGGCGCTGGGCAAGCGGTTCGGGAAGCGGACCCCGCGGATCGCCGCGGCGCTCACCGAGGCGGACGCCGCGTCGGTGGTCGAGCAGGTGCGCGACACCGGGTGGGCCCACGTGCGGGTCGACGGCGAGCCCGTCGACGTCAGCGCGGAGGAGGTCCTGGTGACCGAGCGTCCTCGCGAGGGGTGGGCGGTGGCCTCCGGTGGAGGTGAGACCGTCGCCCTGGACCTCTCGGTCACCCCGGAGTTGGAGCGTGCCGGGGTGGCGCGTGAGGTGATCCGGGTGGTTCAGGAGGCACGCAAGAACTCCGGCCTGGAGATCACCGACCGGATCCACCTGTGGTGGGAGAGCTCCTCGGAATTGACCGCCGGAGCCCTGCGGGACCACGAGACGACGATCGCCGGCGAGGTCCTCGCCGATGAGGTGGTTGAGGGCCATCCGGACGTGGAGACGTCCGCGGCGGAGTCGGCCGACCTCGACCTGCGTGTGTGGCTGCGCGCCACCCGCTGA
- a CDS encoding SDR family oxidoreductase — MDTGLRGKTAVVPGSTSGLGEAIARSLAAEGANVVLGGRRGDRARKVAGELDSAVGVEFDLTDPDAPDTLVGTAVEHFGRVDVLVLNSGGPKPGNATNISDESLRGALETLLLRQLRLVELTLPGMRENGWGRIVGVGSGGVQQPITGLALSNVGRAGLAAYLKSLANVVAGDGVTVNMVLPGRMDTERVEQLDQAQASAAGSTPEEMRRRSEAAIPTGRYGTAQEFANVVTFLCGTGASYVTGEQIRCDGGQIGSY, encoded by the coding sequence ATGGACACAGGCCTGCGCGGGAAGACCGCTGTCGTTCCCGGATCGACCTCGGGCCTCGGTGAGGCCATCGCCCGATCTCTGGCCGCGGAGGGGGCCAATGTCGTCCTCGGCGGGCGCCGGGGGGACCGGGCCCGCAAGGTGGCCGGTGAGCTGGACTCCGCCGTGGGGGTGGAGTTCGACCTCACCGACCCCGACGCCCCGGACACGCTCGTGGGCACGGCCGTTGAGCACTTCGGCCGCGTCGACGTGCTGGTCCTCAACAGTGGCGGCCCCAAGCCCGGCAACGCGACCAACATCAGTGACGAGTCGCTTCGCGGCGCGCTGGAGACCCTCCTGCTGCGGCAGCTTCGCCTGGTGGAACTCACCCTTCCGGGCATGCGGGAGAACGGCTGGGGACGCATCGTCGGAGTCGGCTCGGGCGGTGTCCAACAGCCCATCACCGGTCTCGCCCTGTCCAACGTGGGCCGCGCCGGCCTCGCCGCCTACCTGAAGTCCCTGGCGAACGTCGTGGCCGGGGACGGCGTGACGGTCAACATGGTGCTGCCCGGCCGGATGGACACCGAACGGGTGGAACAGCTCGACCAGGCCCAGGCCTCCGCCGCGGGCAGCACGCCCGAGGAGATGCGCCGCCGCTCCGAGGCCGCCATCCCCACGGGTCGCTACGGCACCGCCCAGGAGTTCGCCAACGTCGTGACGTTCCTCTGCGGCACCGGCGCCAGCTACGTCACCGGAGAGCAGATCCGCTGCGACGGCGGCCAAATCGGCTCCTACTGA